AGTACGTTATACGGTTCTGGCGGGGCGTATGAATATGACCCCGCAAATGCGATCGAACAAATCATTACCCAGAAATGGATATCGATGGTAAACTTCCAGGGTTTGGAAGCACACGTTGAACGAAAAAGAACCGGCTTCCCTGACTTTTTCGAAACGCCTCCGGGTAATGTTACCAGCGGTTTGTATCCACAACGTCTGCCTTATCCGTCAGCGGAAATCGATAACAACCGTGACGAGCTTAACGCAGTTGGCGGGCAGAAGCAGGTTACTGAACGGGTTTGGTGGAATACTCTTTAATCGAATTAACTAAATCAACGACAGTATGAAGAAGATAATTTATAGTCTGATCCTGTTAGCGTTTGCCGGGATGTCATGTGAAGACGATTCAACAGCAGACATATCAAGAATTACGTATTACCCGACCTTTTCCATGGAAGGGGATGACGTGTTGGTACATATAGCCGGTGATCCATATACCGACCCGGGCGTGACGGCACTCGAAGGCGAAGACGAGATCGAAGTGACGAA
This is a stretch of genomic DNA from Candidatus Hydrogenedentota bacterium. It encodes these proteins:
- a CDS encoding SusD/RagB family nutrient-binding outer membrane lipoprotein → STLYGSGGAYEYDPANAIEQIITQKWISMVNFQGLEAHVERKRTGFPDFFETPPGNVTSGLYPQRLPYPSAEIDNNRDELNAVGGQKQVTERVWWNTL